The Setaria italica strain Yugu1 chromosome IX, Setaria_italica_v2.0, whole genome shotgun sequence genome has a window encoding:
- the LOC101768938 gene encoding cytochrome b561 and DOMON domain-containing protein At4g12980, producing the protein MAPRNNTVRLISGAMLMLLFAAAAAAQGCAPAKFLAGRSSFQRCISLPVLGASLFWTYHAANGTADLAFRAPQGAGGWVAWGINTDRPGSMVGSSVFLASPGASGGAASVLTTVLESTSPSLANGTLRFDVPVAPAAEYAGGAYTIYVTVALPGNNTVQNTVWQAGPLSGGRIAAHPMSGANLQSTMKLDFLSGGTSTGATNSMVHRRNLRNSRG; encoded by the coding sequence ATGGCGCCACGAAACAACACGGTGCGGCTCATCTCCGGGGCCATGCTGATGCTGCTgttcgcggccgccgcggcagcccaGGGCTGCGCGCCGGCCAAGTTCCTGGCGGGTAGGTCGTCGTTCCAGAGGTGCATCTCCCTGCCCGTGCTCGGCGCCAGCCTGTTCTGGACGTACCACGCGGCGAACGGCACCGCGGACCTCGCGTTCCGGGCGCCGCAGGGCGCCGGCGGCTGGGTCGCCTGGGGCATCAACACCGACCGCCCCGGCAGCATGGTCGGCAGCAGCGTGTTCCTCGCCTCgcccggcgccagcggcggcgccgcgtcCGTCCTGACGACCGTCCTCGAGAGCACGTCGCCCAGCCTGGCCAACGGGACCCTCAGGTTCGACGTGCccgtcgcccccgccgccgagtACGCGGGCGGCGCGTACACGATCTATGTGACGGTGGCGCTCCCTGGGAACAACACGGTGCAGAACACGGTGTGGCAGGCTGGGCCGCTCAGCGGCGGGCGGATAGCGGCGCACCCCATGTCCGGGGCGAACCTGCAGAGCACCATGAAGCTCGACTTCTTGTCCGGCGGCACTAGCACCGGGGCGACTAACTCCATGGTGCACCGTCGTAACTTGAGGAATTCTCgtggataa